The window TgacattttatttttcttttttcttttttatttaattttatttatattatttatattttttttcaatgACAAacatatattaaataaaaaacacATAAAATTAATACCATTACTAATAAAAAAAAAGTACATAATTAAAATTCCTAATAAAGAaaaattacatttattaaaattcctaaaaaagaaaaattacatttattaaaattcataaaaaAGACCTACAAACATAAACTACTGATCGGCAATAGACGGAAAGTTGTAAGCACCCATTTGGCTACGAACATAcctttttagattttgaagatgtaTCTTATCTTCGGGGTCTTCCAATGTTGTCTCTGATCTCCCCAACAAATCCATGTGTGTTAGCGCGGTTTTCATTTTAACATACTCATTGAATTTGTTATGTGAATCTATTTTTATTGATGCCACTTCTTCCATTTTGTCCATAAAATCTTCAAACCTTGACGAACTCGAACTTTTACCTCGAGAAGACGCTCCCGCGTCCGAAGAAGCCGAAGTCTTTTGTGCTTTCTTTGCCTTATCGCGTCCGATTGGACGCGTCATCTGTACGTCCCCAAACAACTCCGCCTCAAAGTCTTGAGAGAGGCTTACCGGGTCTCCTTGAGTTTCACAAACACCCGCCTCAAAGTCTTCCCGATCGCGAATAACCGGAACTTTTGGCAAGTTCCACTTTGGATGTTGTTTCAAGAAATAAAAGGCATCCTTCATATTAAAACTTTTACCATAAGTATTAAAATAAGATTGCGCCGCGTCTTTGAAAATGTCATCGTCATTTGCACCACTACGCCAATTatcttttatatcattgaaaattggtaaaaactccGTACACGCCTTGTTAACCCCTCGCCATTTCGAAGATAAAGAATCCTCATTTCGGAACCAtccatattcattattattaaacttatccatAACCGACCCCCAAAAAGTATTACCCTTTTGGCCTCGACCAACAATTGGATTCTCCGACGTGTCGCAAAAACACTCCGCCAACCATACAAGCTCTTTCGTCGACCACGATTTTTGTGGTTTTTGTCGCGAACTAGTTTCCTCAACCGCTTTCCCTAgaaataaatatgttaataaatatatatgtatatagttatagtatataatTATACTATTTTAGTACTagcagttaatatatatatatatatatatatatatatatatatatatatatatatatatatatatatatatatatatatatatcgaatcttTATCCTTTTTAGAGTGTTTTCGCGTTGCTTGTGGTAGGGATTGTGTATCCATCGCTTGCGGCCCTTGTGTTTGTGATAGCGTTTGTTGGTTTGGTAAAATTTGTTGTTGTTGGTTTGGAAACATTTGCGCTTGTGATTGATACATTCGTTGTTGATATAgcgcccattgttgttgttgttgttcataaGTTAACGCTTGATTTACACCGAATAAATTACGACCGACGTTCGCCAAATTTTGTGGATTAGGTGTAAGGATCGGTCGGTTTGAAAGTCCGGGAGCATTTGGACTACCGAAAATCATTAGATTCGTAAACGAATTAGTGTTGTTCATTTGTGGATCGGAATCACTAACTTGATAGCGAGGCGTGTTTGGGGTGTTGGGAGAATTAGACATTTTCTTAGTGTGTGTAAAAAAAATGAAAGAGTTTAAATTGGATGTGTAGTTGAAGTGAATGTGTTTAGTtgtagtgtgtgtgtatatatatatatatatatatatatatatatatatatatatatatatatatatatatatatatatatatatatatatatatatatatatatatatatatatatggaaatattaaaagaagaaaaaaaacggTCAAAAGCTCCAAACGGTCAAAAATCCCGAACCAATCACGAATGGCCACGTGTCAGCGACACCCGTTTCTTCTTCGCCGACGCCAAAGTGACGCCGATTCCGGCGTTTCTTGGTGGCCACGTCGGCGAGTGACAGCGTCACCTCCGCCCGATACAAATGGTCTTAAATTAAGATTGATAATTTGGTATATTCATTGGCCACATATTTATTATCATAGATACATATCAAACAAATAACGTAAAATTATATATTAAGAGTTGATGGAATAAAATACTGAAATATATCAAATAAAACACTTAGAAACtatgaatatgattttttttattatcataacTAGGCCATTTTAAATGGATTTTCAAAATATAAACACTACTTCAAGGGAACTGGGATAAC of the Rutidosis leptorrhynchoides isolate AG116_Rl617_1_P2 chromosome 5, CSIRO_AGI_Rlap_v1, whole genome shotgun sequence genome contains:
- the LOC139848970 gene encoding uncharacterized protein, which encodes MDKFNNNEYGWFRNEDSLSSKWRGVNKACTEFLPIFNDIKDNWRSGANDDDIFKDAAQSYFNTYGKSFNMKDAFYFLKQHPKWNLPKVPVIRDREDFEAGVCETQGDPVSLSQDFEAELFGDVQMTRPIGRDKAKKAQKTSASSDAGASSRGKSSSSSRFEDFMDKMEEVASIKIDSHNKFNEYVKMKTALTHMDLLGRSETTLEDPEDKIHLQNLKRYVRSQMGAYNFPSIADQ